The following are encoded together in the Paludisphaera mucosa genome:
- a CDS encoding PAS domain S-box protein, translating into MNSPLETLGRLFSADGFVPRRVCGLWPDWLVWEHLAGNALVWIAYVAMPMMIWRLRVRRPDWKPFRGVVLSFALFIGLCGLGHFLDMLAFFHPMYRLSGLVLVFTGLISCWTAWSLRRAWPALMAMRSPAELERVIAERTDEWTRALDELSLEQASLASIVESSDDAIVSKDLDGIVTSWNSGARRIFGYAVDEAVDRPMTFLYPPDRLVEESIILERLRRGERVDHFESVRLAKDGRSIDVSLTISPIKDRAGRIVGSSMIARDVTEQKRAEEALRESEARTRAILDAAADAILTIDERGLVESLNPAAERLFGYPASELLGRNLKMLMPEPYYGEHDGYLANYRATGEKKVIGIGREVTGRRKDGTTFPMHLAVSELSLGDRRMYTGIARDLSEREKAEVALREARDEAMAASRAKSEFLANMSHEIRTPMNGVLGMTDLLLDTPLNDLQRSYARTVHGSGEALLTVINEILDFSKIEAGKLTLELVEFDLRALMDELTDLLAPGAVRKGLKLDCRVDREVPRRLVGDAVRIRQILTNLAGNAVKFTESGEVVLEAFLAIDDGAGAMVRIMVRDTGIGIPPDRQRDIFECFTQIEGGPSRLHGGTGLGLTICRSLVGLMGGRIGVESRPGEGSTFWFEVTLGKEAGEADLPAAPLEGLRVLVVDDQKSDREHLRGLLLSWECRPEVVGSGAEALTRLLVDLDEDPFVLIVLDQEMPGMDVEQTARVIRAIPRYARVPIILLGASGAAGPEAVEVGPWAARMAKPVRRSLLYNTLCRAVEVPGPLDARRPATESGAMKLASSLCILLAEDNEVNREVAIGMVERLGCRVEAARDGREAVELLDYDRHDLILMDVQMPVMDGFAATAAIREGERGAGRHMPIIALTAHAMEGDRARCIAAGMDDYLSKPIRPGPLAEALRAWGGQVERLPIEAGPRPGDEAPTPFYEGLQVSCGGDPKLIRKVVELMLNGVPVRLGRLGAAILAGDGAQVSGEAHSLKGAFATVGAGDLAVACQELMALGEGKDPAAIERVHRLVRDRWESLEQEANRYLDTLHT; encoded by the coding sequence ATGAACTCGCCCCTGGAGACCCTTGGTCGCCTGTTCAGCGCCGACGGGTTCGTCCCGCGTCGGGTCTGCGGACTGTGGCCCGACTGGCTGGTCTGGGAGCACCTCGCCGGCAACGCGCTGGTCTGGATCGCCTACGTGGCCATGCCGATGATGATCTGGCGGCTCAGGGTCCGACGGCCGGATTGGAAACCATTCCGTGGCGTCGTCCTCTCCTTCGCGTTGTTCATCGGCCTGTGCGGGCTGGGCCACTTCCTCGACATGCTGGCCTTCTTCCACCCGATGTACCGACTCTCGGGGCTGGTCCTGGTCTTCACTGGTCTGATCTCATGCTGGACCGCATGGTCGCTCCGCAGGGCTTGGCCGGCGCTGATGGCGATGAGGAGCCCCGCCGAGTTGGAGCGCGTGATCGCCGAGCGGACCGATGAGTGGACGCGGGCGCTCGATGAACTGAGCCTGGAGCAGGCGTCGTTGGCGTCGATCGTCGAGTCCTCGGACGACGCGATCGTGTCCAAGGACCTCGACGGCATCGTCACCTCCTGGAACAGCGGAGCCCGGCGGATCTTCGGCTACGCTGTCGACGAGGCCGTCGATCGGCCGATGACCTTTCTGTACCCGCCCGACCGCCTGGTCGAGGAGTCGATCATCCTGGAGCGGCTCCGCCGCGGCGAGCGGGTGGACCATTTCGAGTCGGTGCGGCTGGCCAAGGACGGGCGGTCGATCGACGTCTCGCTGACCATCTCCCCGATCAAGGACCGTGCCGGTCGGATCGTCGGGAGCTCCATGATCGCCCGCGACGTGACCGAGCAGAAGCGGGCCGAGGAGGCGCTCCGGGAGAGCGAGGCCCGCACGCGGGCCATCCTCGACGCCGCCGCCGACGCGATCCTCACGATCGACGAGCGAGGCCTGGTCGAGTCGCTCAACCCGGCCGCCGAACGCCTCTTCGGCTATCCGGCTTCGGAGCTGCTCGGGCGGAACCTCAAGATGCTCATGCCCGAGCCCTATTACGGCGAGCACGACGGCTACCTGGCCAACTACCGGGCCACGGGCGAGAAGAAGGTCATCGGCATCGGCCGCGAGGTCACGGGCCGGAGGAAGGACGGGACGACGTTCCCGATGCACCTGGCGGTGAGCGAGCTGTCCCTCGGCGACCGGCGGATGTACACCGGGATCGCCCGCGACCTCTCCGAGCGCGAGAAGGCCGAGGTGGCGCTGCGCGAGGCCCGCGACGAGGCGATGGCGGCGTCGCGGGCCAAGAGCGAGTTCCTTGCCAACATGAGCCACGAGATCCGCACGCCGATGAACGGCGTGCTGGGGATGACCGACCTCCTGCTGGACACCCCACTGAACGACCTCCAGCGGAGCTACGCCCGGACGGTCCACGGCAGCGGCGAGGCGCTGCTGACGGTGATCAACGAAATCCTGGATTTCTCGAAGATCGAGGCCGGCAAGCTCACCCTGGAGCTGGTCGAATTCGACCTCCGCGCGCTCATGGACGAGCTGACCGACCTGCTCGCCCCCGGTGCCGTCCGGAAGGGCCTGAAGCTCGATTGCCGGGTCGATCGGGAGGTCCCCCGGCGGCTGGTGGGCGACGCGGTCCGGATCCGCCAGATCCTCACCAACTTGGCCGGCAACGCGGTCAAGTTCACCGAGAGCGGCGAAGTGGTCCTGGAGGCGTTCCTCGCGATCGATGACGGTGCCGGGGCGATGGTCCGGATCATGGTCCGCGATACCGGCATCGGGATCCCGCCGGATCGCCAGAGGGACATCTTCGAGTGCTTCACGCAGATCGAGGGAGGGCCCAGCCGACTCCACGGTGGGACGGGGCTGGGGCTAACGATCTGCCGGAGCCTGGTGGGCCTGATGGGCGGGCGGATCGGCGTGGAGAGCCGCCCCGGCGAGGGGAGCACGTTCTGGTTCGAGGTCACGCTGGGCAAGGAGGCCGGCGAGGCGGACCTGCCGGCCGCCCCGCTCGAGGGGCTGCGTGTGCTGGTAGTCGACGACCAGAAGTCGGACCGCGAGCACCTCCGGGGACTGCTGCTCTCGTGGGAGTGCCGGCCCGAGGTGGTGGGTTCGGGCGCCGAGGCGCTGACCCGACTGCTGGTGGACCTGGACGAGGATCCGTTCGTGCTGATCGTCCTCGACCAGGAGATGCCGGGGATGGACGTCGAGCAGACCGCCCGGGTGATCAGGGCGATCCCACGCTACGCCCGGGTGCCGATTATCTTGCTCGGCGCCTCCGGCGCGGCCGGGCCGGAGGCGGTCGAGGTCGGGCCGTGGGCGGCGCGGATGGCGAAGCCGGTCCGCCGCTCGCTGCTGTACAACACCCTCTGCCGGGCCGTCGAGGTCCCCGGCCCGCTCGACGCCCGGCGTCCGGCCACCGAGTCGGGGGCGATGAAGCTGGCCTCATCCCTGTGCATCCTCCTGGCGGAGGACAACGAGGTCAATCGCGAGGTGGCCATCGGCATGGTGGAGCGGCTGGGGTGCCGGGTGGAGGCGGCCCGGGACGGCCGGGAGGCGGTCGAATTGCTCGACTACGACCGGCACGACCTGATCCTGATGGACGTGCAGATGCCGGTGATGGACGGGTTCGCGGCCACCGCGGCGATCCGCGAGGGCGAGCGGGGCGCGGGCCGGCACATGCCGATCATAGCGCTGACGGCGCACGCGATGGAGGGGGACCGGGCCCGGTGCATCGCGGCGGGGATGGACGACTACCTGTCGAAGCCGATCCGCCCCGGCCCGCTGGCGGAGGCCCTCCGCGCCTGGGGCGGCCAGGTCGAGCGATTGCCGATCGAGGCAGGGCCACGCCCGGGGGACGAGGCCCCTACGCCTTTCTACGAGGGCCTCCAGGTCTCCTGCGGGGGCGATCCGAAGCTGATCCGCAAGGTCGTGGAATTGATGCTGAATGGGGTGCCGGTGCGGCTGGGCCGTCTGGGTGCGGCGATCCTCGCGGGTGACGGGGCCCAGGTTTCGGGCGAGGCGCACAGCCTGAAGGGGGCGTTCGCCACCGTCGGGGCCGGGGACCTGGCCGTGGCCTGCCAGGAGCTGATGGCGCTCGGCGAGGGGAAGGACCCTGCCGCGATCGAGAGGGTCCATCGACTGGTCCGGGATCGCTGGGAGAGCCTTGAACAAGAGGCGAATCGCTACCTCGATACGCTCCACACCTGA
- a CDS encoding protein kinase domain-containing protein: MRGLLGRGGMGVVYRAMQTSLHRPVTLTIRGDATDSDEQRRRFRKEAEIAAGFDHPNIVTVYEVGEHDGQPYLAMRLIEGEGLDRRLPAYAEDQPAAVRLVKCERRRP; this comes from the coding sequence CTGCGGGGCCTGCTCGGGCGCGGCGGGATGGGCGTCGTCTATCGGGCGATGCAGACGAGCCTCCACCGCCCGGTCACCCTGACGATTCGCGGGGACGCGACGGACTCGGACGAGCAGCGGCGGCGATTCCGCAAGGAGGCGGAGATCGCCGCGGGGTTTGACCACCCGAACATCGTCACCGTCTACGAGGTCGGCGAGCACGACGGCCAGCCGTATTTGGCGATGCGCCTGATCGAGGGGGAGGGGCTCGATCGCCGGCTCCCGGCCTACGCGGAGGACCAGCCCGCCGCCGTCCGCCTCGTGAAGTGTGAACGGCGGCGGCCTTGA
- a CDS encoding ECF-type sigma factor yields MASATAVDGLDMRDVLQREPTLEDAARMDEDARRLLDGLGDETLRSVAVWKLQGYTNAEIAGRLGCVETTIERKLKAIRALWQDQDHDG; encoded by the coding sequence GTGGCCTCGGCGACCGCCGTCGACGGCCTCGACATGCGGGACGTACTCCAGCGAGAGCCGACCCTCGAGGACGCGGCCCGGATGGATGAAGACGCCCGCCGGCTCCTCGACGGTCTGGGAGACGAGACGCTCCGCTCGGTCGCCGTCTGGAAGCTACAAGGATACACGAACGCCGAGATCGCCGGGCGACTCGGCTGCGTCGAGACCACCATCGAGCGCAAGCTCAAGGCCATACGCGCACTCTGGCAGGACCAGGATCATGACGGATGA
- a CDS encoding ECF-type sigma factor yields the protein MSNDGGSITGALRAWKGGDRNSIRRLWEAYFHRLVGLARGRLDRAARSVADEEDVALSAFASFCRRAERGEFPRLDDREDLWRLLFVITTRKAVNRARHDLRA from the coding sequence ATGTCGAACGACGGCGGCTCGATCACCGGAGCCCTCCGGGCCTGGAAGGGCGGCGACCGCAACTCGATCAGGCGGCTGTGGGAGGCGTACTTCCACCGACTGGTGGGCCTGGCGAGGGGCCGGCTCGATCGGGCCGCGCGATCCGTCGCCGACGAGGAGGACGTCGCCCTGAGCGCCTTCGCAAGCTTCTGCCGACGCGCCGAGCGGGGCGAGTTCCCCCGCCTCGACGACCGGGAAGATCTCTGGCGGCTCCTCTTCGTCATCACGACCCGCAAGGCCGTCAATCGGGCCCGGCACGACCTTCGCGCCTGA